A window from Zingiber officinale cultivar Zhangliang chromosome 7A, Zo_v1.1, whole genome shotgun sequence encodes these proteins:
- the LOC122001886 gene encoding salt tolerance receptor-like cytoplasmic kinase 1 produces MVLVLASTLWRMHSALLIGLLTSAAVVLTFCAATVACVRMFRRRILSSAGCFRDLGRLEMGPGQARVADETEPEKGNPATKQAAVPRRFRWDEVDSATGKFSLSAVVGEGGSSTVYLARFSDCSSLAALKLHRPSERLHHAFRQELDVLLRLRHPHIVRLLGYCDDREAEGALVFEYVANGSLHEKLHGSGGEVLPWARRMAVAHQVAQALDYLHEGCDPQVVHGDVKAANVLLDGRMAAKLCDFGSSRVGFSAAVAPPRSGRTMVVGSPGYVDPHYLRCGVISKKSDVYSFGVLLLELVTGAEAFDAERERRLTAEMAPALRDPQGRASEAVDPGLSGEYDAGEAAEVLRMAAMCLGDNPSLRPSMSHVAAMLRQKTAAASIESVAAHYLKESFVKEM; encoded by the exons ATGGTTCTGGTATTGGCCTCGACTCTCTGGAGAATGCATTCGGCCTTGCTCATCGGCCTTCTCACCTCCGCCGCCGTCGTACTAACTTTTTGTGCGGCGACCGTTGCGTGCGTCAGGATGTTCCGCAGGCGCATACTGTCGTCCGCTGGGTGCTTTCGGGACTTGGGCCGCTTGGAGATGGGTCCAGGCCAGGCCCGCGTCGCCGATGAGACCGAGCCGGAGAAGGGGAATCCGGCGACGAAGCAGGCGGCGGTTCCCCGGCGGTTCAGGTGGGATGAGGTAGATTCGGCGACCGGTAAGTTCTCCCTCTCCGCGGTGGTCGGCGAGGGGGGATCCAGCACCGTCTACCTCGCCCGCTTCTCGGATTGCTCCTCGCTCGCCGCCCTCAAGCTACACCGCCCCAGCGAGCGGCTCCACCATGCGTTCCGCCAGGAGCTCGACGTCCTCCTACGGCTCCGCCACCCGCACATCGTCCGCCTCCTCGGTTATTGCGACGACCGCG AGGCGGAAGGGGCTTTGGTGTTCGAGTACGTGGCGAACGGGAGCCTCCACGAGAAGCTCCATGGAAGCGGCGGGGAGGTGCTGCCGTGGGCGCGGCGGATGGCGGTGGCGCACCAGGTGGCGCAGGCGCTGGACTACCTCCACGAGGGCTGCGACCCCCAGGTGGTGCACGGCGACGTGAAGGCCGCGAACGTGCTCCTCGACGGGCGGATGGCGGCGAAGCTGTGCGACTTCGGATCCTCGCGGGTGGGTTTCTCGGCGGCGGTGGCGCCGCCGCGATCCGGGCGGACCATGGTGGTGGGCTCGCCGGGGTACGTCGACCCGCACTACCTGCGGTGCGGGGTGATCTCCAAGAAGAGCGACGTCTACAGCTTCGGGGTGCTGCTGCTGGAGCTGGTCACCGGCGCGGAGGCATTCGACGCGGAGAGGGAGAGACGGCTGACGGCCGAAATGGCCCCTGCGTTGCGGGACCCGCAGGGCCGGGCATCGGAGGCGGTGGACCCCGGTTTATCAGGGGAGTACGACGCCGGAGAGGCGGCCGAGGTACTAAGAATGGCGGCGATGTGCCTCGGGGACAACCCTAGCCTCCGCCCGTCGATGTCACACGTGGCGGCGATGCTGCGACAGAAGACAGCGGCGGCGTCCATCGAGTCGGTCGCAGCTCATTACCTAAAAGAGAGTTTTG TTAAAGAAATGTGA
- the LOC122001884 gene encoding UPF0496 protein 4-like produces MSRPQNGQRNFFPFGNPFRIYLHKGSNFSSKLRELLFSFEKNLAEQLKKLKPKNVEDVFTLSWMRLSIQFLSDMHNSIRTLITDLQLPVSDWDEKWFDIYLDSSVKLLDICIVLSSELSRLNQGQLLLQYVLHLLDISAGDTSSEVLTKAHLHIHERIEHSKSKSSKLESCPAMIVCLQGTLGYPKVKSPKGKVLMRALHGVKVMTVFICGCFLAMLSGCSNAVVDSHVSDGFFWSEAFSDLQVVLNKEIKRQFAGGKVKACKEIEEVEMVLHSLTKSLGCKKEHLQCSTGINLEVETIPPAESSHSESHRIEECATKLADRVKRLGDELDSLSKEVNDFFQIVLVGRDALLCNLRVSASLQKSTNEMKS; encoded by the coding sequence ATGAGCCGACCACAAAATGGACAGAGAAActtctttccttttggaaatcctTTTCGGATTTACCTCCACAAGGGATCTAATTTCTCCTCGAAGCTTCGTGAATTACTGTTTTCTTTTGAGAAAAATCTGGCAGAGCAATTAAAGAAGCTGAAGCCTAAGAATGTTGAAGATGTCTTCACCCTATCTTGGATGAGGCTTTCCATTCAGTTCTTATCAGATATGCATAATAGCATAAGAACTTTAATAACTGATCTTCAGTTACCTGTTTCTGACTGGGATGAAAAGTGGTTTGACATATATTTGGACAGCAGTGTGAAATTGCTTGATATCTGCATCGTATTAAGTTCTGAGCTGTCTAGATTGAATCAAGGTCAACTGCTTCTTCAATACGTGCTGCATCTTTTGGATATCTCAGCAGGTGATACTTCTTCCGAAGTACTTACCAAAGCTCACTTGCATATTCATGAACGGATAGAGCATTCCAAATCTAAAAGTTCTAAACTAGAAAGCTGTCCTGCCATGATAGTGTGTCTTCAGGGAACTCTTGGTTATCCGAAGGTCAAGAGCCCCAAAGGTAAGGTATTGATGAGGGCCTTGCATGGAGTCAAAGTAATGACTGTTTTTATTTGTGGCTGCTTTTTAGCAATGCTATCAGGGTGCTCAAATGCAGTGGTAGACTCACATGTTTCCGATGGTTTCTTCTGGTCTGAAGCCTTCAGTGACTTGCAAGTTGTTTTGAACAAGGAAATAAAGAGGCAATTTGCTGGTGGGAAAGTGAAAGCATGTAAAGAGATTGAAGAAGTGGAAATGGTGTTGCATAGTTTGACCAAGAGTTTGGGTTGCAAGAAAGAACATCTACAATGCAGCACAGGCATCAATCTTGAGGTGGAAACAATTCCACCAGCAGAAAGCTCCCACTCAGAAAGTCACAGGATTGAAGAGTGCGCCACAAAGTTGGCTGACAGAGTAAAGAGGCTTGGGGATGAATTAGATTCTCTTTCAAAGGAAGTCAATGATTTTTTCCAAATTGTTTTAGTTGGACGCGATGCTTTGCTTTGTAACCTCAGAGTATCTGCTTCTTTGCAGAAGAGCACCAACGAAATGAAGTCATGA
- the LOC122001885 gene encoding zinc finger protein ZAT4-like: MERYSCNLCFRRFHNGRALGGHMRSHAVSSLAAVAPLLPAGDSSASASSSQPQEGEAEEGKEAAGSYGLRANPRKSIRLADPEFSSSFAAPEPAGSSVVVQDRESDTESPRAHRGQDKRPRGCAVEAEPASSVSDVTPAEDVALCLMMLSRDSSWTVAGEIHPSDGSNDEDEGEEEEEVEARREITPSRATPMPPRKGRTRYQCGACKKIFRSYQALGGHRASHKKNNGCVSAAEPVQIFGEADSADANGGAKVHECPFCFRVFSSGQALGGHKRAHFSSSSSISVTRNMPMSVPLYPPPRSRLSMSPVVGSATKRATGVSLFDLNLPAMAEDEVELSAVSDMDFLANPASS; the protein is encoded by the coding sequence ATGGAGCGCTACAGCTGCAACCTCTGCTTCCGCCGCTTCCACAACGGCCGCGCGCTCGGCGGCCACATGCGCTCGCACGCGGTCTCCTCGCTGGCTGCCGTGGCTCCCCTGCTTCCGGCGGGAGATTCCTCCGCCTCCGCCTCGTCGAGCCAGCCCCAAGAAGGAGAGGCGGAGGAGGGGAAGGAGGCGGCCGGTTCTTACGGCTTGAGAGCCAATCCCAGGAAGAGCATCCGCCTCGCGGACCCTGAGTTCTCTTCGTCCTTCGCCGCTCCGGAGCCGGCGGGATCCAGCGTCGTCGTCCAGGACCGGGAGAGCGACACCGAGTCTCCCCGAGCGCACCGTGGCCAGGACAAGCGACCGCGCGGGTGCGCGGTTGAGGCGGAGCCGGCGAGCTCCGTCTCCGACGTGACCCCGGCGGAAGACGTCGCCCTCTGCCTAATGATGCTCTCCCGCGATTCTTCTTGGACCGTCGCCGGAGAGATCCACCCTTCCGATGGATCCAACGATGAAGACGAGggcgaggaagaagaggaggtggaggcgCGTCGGGAAATTACTCCATCGCGGGCAACTCCGATGCCGCCGCGGAAGGGGCGGACCCGGTACCAGTGCGGTGCGTGCAAGAAGATCTTTCGCTCGTACCAAGCGCTCGGTGGCCACCGGGCCAGTCACAAGAAGAACAATGGCTGCGTCTCCGCCGCGGAGCCCGTCCAGATCTTTGGCGAGGCTGACTCCGCCGACGCCAATGGCGGGGCGAAGGTTCACGAGTGCCCCTTCTGTTTCAGAGTCTTCAGCTCCGGCCAAGCTCTAGGAGGCCACAAGAGAGCCCACTTCAGCTCTTCCTCCTCTATTTCGGTCACCCGCAACATGCCTATGTCGGTCCCTCTTTATCCGCCACCACGCTCTCGGCTGAGCATGTCACCTGTCGTCGGCTCCGCTACCAAGCGTGCGACCGGCGTCAGCCTCTTCGACCTCAACTTGCCGGCAATGGCAGAGGACGAGGTCGAGCTGTCAGCCGTTTCTGACATGGATTTCCTTGCCAACCCCGCATCGAGCTGA